In a single window of the Cydia splendana chromosome 20, ilCydSple1.2, whole genome shotgun sequence genome:
- the LOC134800689 gene encoding uncharacterized protein LOC134800689 isoform X10, translating to MVFMDCCRAPLAAEEKASTLPPEAAKRHTMPPQPAPRPPAKDKLRRASKGTVSVSSASSIEGEYLADRGEKKPPPGAVKVMPTPEKKEEKKVVETKPAENGTDTASDPGVTNNVDTTPKKNKSGGFGLFGSKREKSPKEDKSPKDKSPKQKSPKDKDTKSKDPKGKVAVLDTSNESSNLDTSNEKSPEKEKPGFTKPYEYTDTEKSPSRTKPKLQGAFSYEKEPISDERQRQLNDSQSPTTRKAGLAFNYAPGEDKKVAESAEKRKTPEDPSKLKTPGIDYVQSAALKEQAKATLIDPTLALLDSERSHHEVGAPLAAVIPAAAPKPENEIQVVIVTGRYNPKNKKLDDANGTVVVVKGTLDKATGKIQTERELIDTKSGQIIYTNPATGKQESKNGHVDSKTGHILFTSNVIDPKTGKLDPTLAQQYCFVEQAADKVGAKPGREVNLVVITSKYDGKHKKLDAAHGHVDVSRAVVGPDGKVSSNYGVIDPRTGKIDYIDPKTGKQEPKQAYVDQKTGNILVTTGVADPKSGKVDSSLGQQFSIVEKDATKANREVRLVVITSKYDLKSKKLDPNFAHVDAVKGVLSGTDGKIYTDYGIIDPRTGDIQVTDPKTGKQETKHAVVDPKTGNILLLSGVVDPRTGQLDTTLGQQYSIVDKPTDTFASCPGKEVQLVAVTAKYDSKNKKLDTPNGFVETSRAIISDKDGKVHTNFGILDPNTGKVHYTDQKTGKPDSKQAVVDAKTGSFIVNSGVIDPKTGKTDSSLAQQLTVVDKDAPKGIPERHVNLVIITTKYDPKNKKLDLTNAHVDSIPGTVGTDDKVHTAFGVVDPRTGEITVTDPVTGKQEVKKASVDPKTGNLLLTSGVVDPKTGQTDPSLGQQISIVDKPKDKFASVPGKEVQLVVVTSKYDSKYKKLDHPNGHVETSRGIMTSDGKVHTNFGVIDPRSGKIEHVDPKTGKQEIKQAVADPKTGHLLITSGVVDPRTGKTDSSLAQQLTIVDKDAKPQEREVRLVIITSKYDPKTKKLDPNGHVDSVNGTLGPDGKVQTSFGVVDPATGEVVTIDPVTGKQDLKKATVDHKTGNLLVTSGVSDPKTGHVDPTLGQQISVVNKPKDTFTSVPGKEVQVVVITSKYDPKTKTLENSNGHIDSSRGIKAADGRIHTNYGIIDPKTGKIECVDPKTGKTEVKHATFDPKTGHLLLTSGVVDPKTGKADSSLAQQLSIVDKDVKPLEREIHLVIITTKYDPKTKKIDPSQGYVDTVSGTMGPDGKIRTAIGVVDPATGEIVVTNPATGKQEVKKAQVDPSTGHMLVTSQVFDPRTGKVDPTLAQQFSIVNKTVTPHTKPASVGEVRLVIVTSKYDPRTKTVDAGAGTIDASKGYVSAEDGKIHTDFGIIDPRSGQILYRDPLTGKQELKQADIDPKTGNFIVTTAVVDPKTGKVDPSFAQQLTIVDKQNVLAKAPLNVSPVRQTPSPVKTPASTPVYTPLQSPVSKSSPIISQVQRTSPTVATIPKTPPAKPTTAPPAPPRRKIVKIMVIFTRIDPKTKKPDLHTAEVEHLTGILDPNGVVETKYGVIDINKGTIVATDSAGQQQQRNGVILPETGQIFINSGAIDPKTGKVDPNLGMILSVTKQDDPVVDITAITGPIDPATGKVDVDNSTVELTKGKVDAETGHISTKYGVIDPSNEVIFVTDTLGGQDKKSIRIDENTGLITLTGVADPKTGKVDPKLGQLIVVGTHIDPVVEVTTFVGKVDAKKGLIEPKHSVIESTTGQFNPDTNKIDTKYGQIDLVKGTVTYNDPKTGKLESKEVKVDPVTGQLLLRSGQVNPKSGKPDKDIGRLICLRIIQTKVDPVSGKQIVSNEPKNVKVDPKTNQIWTAGPKDPTTGEVLYTAGQIDPVTGYIITIYGRLDPKTGNIVRAHEIDRSLIKVDPISGQIYTATGQVDEDNQPLYSASQVDPSTGEIYTKVSKIDPKTGRLVIVKIYIITQKDEKGRVKEVDPKECTIDETTGRIITTKTVYLYQIIDPITGETIDVDPDDPRLKGARTTVTQTMTLSGKIDPVTGRIKTEYGDIDPDTGDIDPSTAVRDPVTGQLILHYSQIDPSHFEDKSGNYTIEKETQDLPATIDIQKVNTHKFSTFGKDESPVRGDEPKAFTEFTTSEHITHQGYVSSNTPLSSKIPVSQRAKKTPTPPVVVKTTTKQLLTKNDEGVTHNVEQEVENLGTGEVTFSTHTNKAESLEPLETGKSPYVTARAVTTRTATTHHDLDTKAKTQQMEEKTVAHTLTSSATRQEQRVLTQEVKTMVTTGDKHQITRRGSESSISSGDSGTPIDFEEGAGEGHYYTTEPGSYRTTTTTSVMGNAPFGSMVHGATTRTTTSAEEPEETTINEDGEIVSSQTISSKTRTVETITYKTERNGVVETRVEQKITIQSDGDPIDHDRALAEAIQEATAMNPDMTVEKIEIQQQSTQP from the exons AAACCACCCCCTGGTGCTGTGAAGGTAATGCCGACACCTGAGAAGAAGGAAGAAAAGAAGGTGGTCGAGACTAAACCCGCTGAGAATG GAACTGATACTGCCAGCGATCCAGGCGTCACCAATAACGTGGACACCACTCCCAAGAAAAACAAG AGCGGAGGTTTTGGCCTATTCGGTAGTAAAAGAGAGAAATCGCCTAAAGAAGACAAATCTCCTAAAGACAAGTCACCAAAACAGAAATCTCCTAAAGATAAAGATACAAAGAGCAAAGATCCCAAAGGCAAAGTGGCGGTGCTCGACACATCTAACGAGAGCTCTAATCTCGACACCTCAAATGAAAAGAGTCCAGAAAAAGAAAAACCAGGCTTCACAAAACCTTACGAATACACGGACACTGAAAAGAGCCCATCTCGTACCAAACCCAAGCTCCAAGGAGCCTTCAGTTACGAAAAAGAACCCATTTCAGACGAGAGGCAAAGACAGCTTAACGACAGTCAAAGTCCGACGACGAGGAAAGCTGGACTTGCTTTCAATTATGCTCCAGGGGAAGATAAGAAGGTTGCTGAAAGTGCTGAGAAGAGAAAGACTCCTGAAGACCCAAGCAAACTAAAAACTCCAGGCATTGATTATGTCCAATCAGCTGCGCTTAAAGAACAAGCTAAAGCTACCCTCATCGATCCTACTTTAGCGCTATTAGATTCGGAAAGATCTCATCATGAAGTAGGCGCGCCATTAGCTGCCGTAATCCCAGCAGCTGCACCTAAACCAGAAAACGAAATACAAGTCGTCATTGTAACTGGAAGATACAATCCCAAGAACAAGAAACTTGACGATGCCAATGGTACAGTTGTTGTCGTCAAAGGAACGCTTGACAAAGCTACTGGAAAAATCCAGACTGAAAGAGAACTCATCGATACCAAGTCAGGACAAATTATATACACGAATCCTGCGACCGGTAAGCAGGAGAGCAAAAACGGTCACGTCGATTCCAAGACTGGACATATCTTGTTTACTTCTAATGTAATTGATCCTAAAACTGGCAAACTTGACCCAACATTGGCTCAGCAATATTGCTTTGTTGAACAGGCTGCCGACAAAGTTGGAGCTAAACCAGGAAGAGAGGTCAATTTGGTCGTAATCACAAGCAAATATGACGGCAAGCACAAGAAACTAGATGCCGCACACGGTCACGTAGATGTTTCAAGAGCAGTAGTAGGCCCTGATGGCAAAGTCAGCTCGAATTATGGCGTCATCGACCCGCGCACAGGCAAAATCGATTACATCGATCCGAAAACAGGCAAACAAGAACCTAAACAGGCGTATGTTGACCAGAAAACAGGCAATATACTCGTTACAACGGGAGTTGCTGATCCTAAATCTGGCAAAGTCGATTCATCGCTTGGTCAACAGTTCAGCATTGTTGAGAAAGATGCCACCAAGGCCAACAGGGAGGTTAGACTAGTTGTTATTACAAGCAAATATGATCTTAAGAGCAAGAAACTAGACCCCAACTTCGCTCACGTTGACGCAGTTAAGGGCGTACTAAGCGGTACCGATGGTAAGATTTACACTGACTACGGCATTATTGACCCAAGAACGGGCGATATTCAGGTCACTGACCCTAAGACTGGCAAACAAGAAACCAAACACGCCGTAGTCGATCCTAAGACAGGAAATATCCTTCTGCTGTCGGGTGTGGTTGATCCTCGCACAGGACAACTCGATACGACACTAGGACAACAATACAGCATTGTTGACAAACCTACTGACACTTTCGCTTCGTGCCCTGGAAAGGAAGTTCAGCTTGTTGCTGTTACAGCCAAATACGACTCTAAGAACAAGAAGTTGGATACACCCAACGGATTCGTGGAAACCTCACGAGCCATCATCAGCGACAAAGATGGAAAAGTACATACCAATTTCGGTATTCTCGACCCTAACACCGGCAAAGTTCACTACACTGACCAGAAAACTGGCAAGCCGGACTCGAAGCAAGCTGTCGTTGATGCTAAGACAGGCAGCTTCATTGTAAACTCTGGCGTTATCGACCCGAAGACAGGCAAAACTGATTCATCTCTCGCCCAGCAACTCACAGTTGTCGATAAGGACGCACCTAAAGGCATTCCTGAGAGGCATGTCAACTTGGTTATTATCACCACTAAGTACGACCCGAAGAACAAGAAACTAGACCTAACCAATGCTCACGTTGACAGCATACCTGGAACTGTCGGTACTGATGACAAAGTTCACACAGCGTTTGGTGTCGTAGATCCTAGGACTGGTGAAATAACTGTAACTGATCCAGTGACAGGCAAACAAGAAGTTAAGAAGGCGTCTGTAGACCCGAAAACAGGCAATCTACTGCTCACTTCAGGAGTTGTGGATCCCAAGACCGGACAAACTGATCCTTCTTTGGGACAACAGATCAGCATTGTAGACAAGCCTAAAGACAAATTCGCTTCAGTTCCCGGCAAGGAAGTCCAGTTAGTTGTTGTCACGAGCAAATACGACTCCAAATACAAGAAACTAGACCACCCCAATGGCCACGTAGAAACGTCCAGAGGAATAATGACTTCTGATGGCAAGGTCCACACTAACTTTGGTGTGATTGATCCTAGGAGCGGAAAGATTGAACATGTTGACCCTAAGACAGGCAAACAAGAGATCAAACAAGCAGTCGCTGATCCCAAAACAGGACACCTACTTATCACATCTGGTGTAGTTGATCCAAGAACAGGCAAGACTGATTCGTCTCTCGCTCAACAACTCACTATCGTCGACAAAGATGCTAAGCCGCAAGAAAGAGAAGTCCGTTTAGTCATTATCACTTCCAAATATGATCCCAAGACTAAGAAATTAGATCCTAACGGTCATGTCGATTCAGTGAATGGCACTTTAGGTCCTGACGGTAAAGTACAAACATCGTTTGGTGTTGTCGACCCAGCTACTGGCGAAGTGGTCACCATAGATCCAGTGACAGGCAAACAAGACCTCAAGAAAGCCACCGTTGACCATAAAACAGGCAATCTTTTGGTCACATCAGGAGTTTCTGACCCGAAGACTGGTCATGTCGATCCTACATTAGGACAGCAAATAAGCGTTGTGAACAAACCTAAAGACACATTCACATCTGTGCCAGGAAAGGAAGTGCAAGTGGTCGTCATCACTAGCAAATATGATCCTAAGACCAAGACTCTTGAAAACAGCAACGGGCATATTGACTCATCAAGAGGTATCAAAGCCGCTGATGGCAGAATCCATACCAATTACGGTATTATTGATCCTAAGACAGGAAAGATTGAGTGCGTCgatccaaaaacaggcaagacAGAAGTCAAACATGCAACTTTCGATCCGAAGACAGGACATCTCCTGCTTACATCGGGCGTGGTCGATCCGAAGACCGGAAAAGCAGATTCGTCACTCGCTCAACAGCTTAGCATTGTGGACAAGGATGTTAAACCACTAGAAAGGGAAATCCACTTGGTAATCATCACCACCAAATATGACCCGAAGACcaagaagattgatcctagccAAGGATACGTAGACACTGTTAGCGGAACCATGGGGCCTGACGGCAAAATCCGTACGGCTATCGGCGTCGTCGACCCGGCTACTGGAGAAATCGTCGTGACTAACCCGGCGACTGGCAAGCAGGAGGTCAAGAAAGCGCAGGTGGACCCCTCAACCGGCCATATGCTCGTCACCAGCCAAGTGTTTGACCCGAGGACAGGCAAAGTCGACCCGACTTTGGCGCAGCAATTCAGCATCGTCAACAAGACGGTTACACCTCATACAAAACCAGCGTCGGTCGGCGAGGTCCGTCTAGTAATAGTGACGAGTAAATATGACCCAAGGACCAAGACAGTGGATGCTGGTGCTGGGACTATTGACGCCTCAAAGGGTTACGTCAGCGCCGAGGACGGAAAAATACACACCGACTTCGGTATCATAGACCCACGATCCGGACAGATCCTCTACAGAGATCCCCTTACCGGCAAGCAAGAGCTGAAGCAGGCAGACATCGACCCGAAAACGGGCAACTTCATCGTGACCACCGCGGTTGTAGACCCCAAGACAGGCAAGGTAGACCCCTCATTCGCTCAACAGTTGACGATTGTTGATAAGCAGAATGTGTTGGCTAAAGCACCACTAAACGTTTCCCCCGTGAGGCAAACCCCATCACCAGTCAAGACTCCTGCTTCCACGCCAGTCTATACGCCGTTGCAATCGCCCGTATCGAAATCCTCGCCAATCATCAGCCAAGTGCAAAGGACGTCACCTACAGTCGCAACTATTCCCAAAACACCACCAGCCAAACCGACTACAGCCCCACCGGCTCCTCCTAGAAGGAAGATTGTTAAAATCATGGTCATCTTCACCAGGATCGATCCTAAGACCAAGAAACCAGACTTACACACTGCTGAAGTTGAACACCTCACTGGTATTTTGGACCCTAACGGTGTAGTCGAGACTAAATATGGTGTTATTGACATCAACAAAGGCACCATCGTCGCTACTGATTCTGCTGGACAGCAACAGCAAAGAAATGGAGTTATCTTACCCGAAACAGGACAAATCTTCATCAACTCTGGCGCGATTGATCCTAAAACCGGCAAAGTTGACCCCAACTTAGGTATGATTTTGAGCGTCACGAAACAAGATGACCCAGTTGTAGACATTACGGCCATCACTGGCCCTATCGATCCTGCTACAGGCAAAGTTGATGTTGACAACAGCACAGTTGAGCTCACTAAGGGCAAAGTTGACGCTGAAACCGGTCACATCTCCACTAAATACGGCGTCATCGATCCATCTAATGAGGTCATCTTCGTAACGGATACTTTGGGAGGACAGGACAAGAAATCTATCCGTATTGATGAAAACACTGGTCTTATCACCTTAACTGGAGTTGCAGATCCGAAAACAGGCAAAGTAGATCCAAAACTGGGACAACTAATTGTCGTTGGTACACATATCGACCCCGTTGTAGAAGTCACGACATTTGTCGGTAAGGTTGATGCGAAGAAAGGCCTAATTGAGCCCAAACATTCCGTCATCGAAAGCACAACCGGTCAATTTAATCCCGACACTAACAAGATTGACACAAAGTACGGTCAAATCGATCTGGTTAAAGGCACCGTCACATATAACGATCCCAAGACTGGCAAGTTGGAAAGCAAGGAAGTGAAAGTTGATCCTGTCACCGGACAACTTTTATTACGCAGTGGTCAAGTCAACCCCAAATCTGGAAAGCCCGATAAGGACATTGGCAGGCTCATTTGCCTGAGGATAATCCAAACTAAAGTCGACCCCGTCTCCGGCAAACAAATCGTATCCAATGAACCCAAGAACGTTAAGGTTGATCCCAAAACCAACCAGATCTGGACCGCTGGACCGAAAGACCCGACAACTGGGGAGGTTCTGTACACCGCTGGACAAATCGACCCCGTCACTGGTTATATCATCACTATATACGGTCGTCTGGACCCGAAGACTGGAAACATAGTGAGGGCACATGAAATCGACAGGTCGCTTATCAAAGTCGATCCTATTAGTGGACAAATATACACTGCTACCGGTCAAGTTGATGAAGATAACCAACCTTTGTATTCCGCATCTCAAGTAGATCCATCCACAGGAGAAATCTACACGAAAGTCAGCAAAATCGATCCGAAGACCGGCAGGTTGGTAATAGTGAAGATTTACATCATAACGCAGAAAGACGAGAAAGGACGCGTCAAGGAAGTCGATCCTAAAGAATGCACGATCGATGAAACAACAGGCAGAATCATCACAACAAAGACTGTCTACTTGTATCAAATCATTGACCCGATCACTGGCGAAACGATCGATGTAGACCCAGATGACCCAAGACTCAAAGGCGCAAGAACCACTGTCACGCAAACCATGACGTTATCAGGCAAGATAGATCCAGTCACCGGCAGAATCAAGACGGAATACGGAGACATCGACCCAGATACGGGAGATATAGACCCGAGCACCGCCGTCAGAGACCCGGTTACCGGGCAACTAATATTACATTACTCACAAATAGATCCCTCGCACTTCGAAGACAAGAGCGGCAACTACActatagaaaaggaaactcaaGATCTCCCAGCCACTATTGATATACAGAAAGTCAATACCCATAAATTCTCAACGTTCGGCAAAGACGAAAGCCCTGTAAGAGGTGACGAGCCCAAGGCATTCACAGAGTTCACAACGAGCGAGCATATAACGCACCAAGGCTACGTGTCGTCAAACACCCCTCTATCCTCAAAGATCCCCGTCTCGCAGCGAGCCAAGAAGACTCCCACCCCGCCCGTCGTCGTCAAGACCACCACCAAACAGCTCCTGACCAAGAATGACGAGGGCGTCACGCATAATGTCGAGCAGGAGGTCGAGAACCTCGGCACTGGCGAGGTCACATTCTCCACGCACACCAATAAG GCGGAAAGCCTAGAGCCGCTGGAGACTGGAAAGAGCCCGTACGTCACGGCGAGGGCCGTCACCACCAGGACGGCGACGACGCACCACGATCTCGACACCAAGGCCAAGACGCAGCAGATGGAAGAGAAGACAGTAGCCCATACCCTAACTTCGTCAGCCACGAGGCAAGAACAGCGAGTTTTGACGCAGGAAGTCAAAACTATGGTCACTACTGGTGATAAG CATCAGATAACTCGACGAGGCTCAGAGAGCTCAATCTCTAGCGGAGATTCCGGCACACCCATCGATTTCGAAGAAGGCGCCGGGGAGGGTCACTACTACACCACC GAACCCGGATCGTATAGGACTACCACCACCACCAGCGTAATGGGCAACGCTCCGTTTGGCAGCATGGTTCACGGGGCCACCACCAGG ACAACAACAAGCGCAGAGGAGCCTGAAGAGACGACGATCAATGAGGACGGCGAAATTGTGTCCTCGCAAACTATCAGCTCGAAGACACGCACGGTCGAGACCATCACC tacaaGACGGAGCGGAATGGAGTAGTAGAGACGCGTGTAGAACAGAAGATCACCATTCAGTCCGACGGAGACCCGATAGACCATGACCGAGCGCTCGCCGAGGCCATTCAG GAGGCAACAGCAATGAATCCGGACATGACGGTCGAGAAGATAGAAATCCAACAACAGAGCACGCAACCGTAA